The sequence GGCGTGCTCGTCGAGAACGTCATGAAGGTGCTCAACAACTCCTTCGCGGCGGCCAACAACGAGACCAAGGCCGATACCTCGGCGCCCACCTCGACGTTGCGCTCCGGCGGACCCGGGTCGACGGTCAGTTGGGACTCGCTGGGCCGGGAGGGCCGCTCCAACGTCGCCGACGGTCCGACCGTCGCCCAGCTCACCGCGTTCAACGGCACCCCGGCCATGGAACCCATCCGGGTTTACGCCGGCCTCGACTCGGCCCCCGACCTCGGTGCCATCGCCGACGCCGCGGTCGCCGAACTCGAACGCACCGGCGGGCTCAAGCGCAAGGTCATCGCCGTCGGGTCGTCGACGGGAAGCGGCTGGCTGAACAAGGCCTACATCGACTCGCTCGAGTACATGTACAACGGCGACACCGCGCTCGTCTCGATGCAGTACTCGTACCTGCCCAGCTGGATTTCTTTCTTGGTCGACAAGGAACGCGCCCGCCAGGCCGGCATCCAGTTGTTCGAGGCGGTCAGCGAGAAGGTCCGCGAGATCCCCGAGGCGCAGCGCCCCAAGCTCGTCGTGTTCGGCGAATCGTTGGGCAGCTTCGCCGGGGAGTCCCCCTTCGGGTCGATCCCGACGATCGCCGCCCGCACCGACGGCGCCCTGTTCACCGGCCCGACGTTCAACAACCAGCTGTGGCTCGACACCACCCTCGACCGCGATGACGGTTCGCCCGAGGTGATGCCGGTGTGGGGCAAGGGCAAGCAGGTCCGGTTCATCGCCGACGAGACCGATCTCGGGCGCCCCGACGCACCGTGGCCGGGTAACCGCATCGTGTACATCCAGCACGCCTCGGACCCGATCACCTGGTGGAATCCCGGCCTGCTGTTCCGCGAGCCGGATTGGCTCAAAGAGCCCCGCGGGCGCGACGTGCTGCCCGCGATGCACTGGATCCCGGTGGTGAGCTTCCTGCAGGTGTCGGCCGACATGGCGGTGGCGGTCAACGTGCCCGACACGCACGGTCACCACTACCTGCGGGCGATCCCGTTCTCCTGGGCCAAGATCCTCGAGCCGGAGGGTTGGACGCCGGAGAAGA is a genomic window of Gordonia crocea containing:
- a CDS encoding alpha/beta hydrolase yields the protein MTSTAPHRPRRTLRQRLTYLSYGGLVGALVLLLASATPSLLPRGWFFQGVISGGAAAVGYALGVLITWLARFMVSRSEPWPKPQRFWWWALAFVAVFDAAVMFYWYVRWQNDLRDLMGVDRIGYSAIPKVLAVAFVAFPVLMAIGKFWGIGLRWVIALLRDLVPPRLATVVGGALVVALTVALVNGVLVENVMKVLNNSFAAANNETKADTSAPTSTLRSGGPGSTVSWDSLGREGRSNVADGPTVAQLTAFNGTPAMEPIRVYAGLDSAPDLGAIADAAVAELERTGGLKRKVIAVGSSTGSGWLNKAYIDSLEYMYNGDTALVSMQYSYLPSWISFLVDKERARQAGIQLFEAVSEKVREIPEAQRPKLVVFGESLGSFAGESPFGSIPTIAARTDGALFTGPTFNNQLWLDTTLDRDDGSPEVMPVWGKGKQVRFIADETDLGRPDAPWPGNRIVYIQHASDPITWWNPGLLFREPDWLKEPRGRDVLPAMHWIPVVSFLQVSADMAVAVNVPDTHGHHYLRAIPFSWAKILEPEGWTPEKTQRLVPLLKRDG